The Armatimonadota bacterium genomic sequence AAAACATAGACAGGCGCATTTTGTATCTGTTGGTGGCGCTGGTGATAATAATTCCGCTGGTGCGCAGACCGGCAAAGCACCCGCACACTATATTTAAAGAAGTGCAAAACGCCTATAACACGGTTCAGGCAGTGCCAAACGACAAGCTCGTGATATTGTCCAGCTATTTCGATGCCGGAACGGTGGCCGAGAACGGCCCTCAGATCGAGGTGATGATGCGCCACCTGTTCAGGAAGGGCACGAAGTTCGCGGTTATAACCTGGGACCCCGTCGGAGCGGAACTTGTCAGCAAGATAGGCAAGAAAATCTCAAAGCAGATGGGCAAGAAATATGGCCGCGACTGGGTCGATCTCGGATACAACCCGGGGCCGGTATACGTGATCATAAGCGGAATGGCTAAGGATTTCCAGAGTGTGATCAAGCAGGACAAATACGGCACGAAGCTCGCCGATATACCGGCGACGAAAAATATCAAGAGCGCCAAGCAGATTGGAGCCGTGGTCGAAACGACGGCAAGCGGAACAGTGCCGACATGGATAGCATACTTCAATATGCCCAATAATATCCCGCTGGTCTATTGCCCGACTGCCGTTATGGCTGCGGAGGCTTACCCTTACCTTGATTCGGGACAGTTGAAAGGAATGCTCAACGGAGTAATAGGCGCGGCGCAGTACGAGACTCTGCTGGGAATGGGAGACAAGCCGACATACTCCTCGGCGGCGTCATGGGCGCTTTCTACGGCTCATATATTCATAATAGTGCTTCTTATAATCGGAAATATCGGATACTTCGCCGCAAACCGTGCGGGGCGAGGAGGTCGGCGAAATGGCTAATTGGCTTTCAGCCCACACAAGCGCAATTACAATATGGTGCGGCGCAATATCTACGTTCGCTATCTACAGCGTACTCTATGCTGAAAATAAATTCTACAGGTTCTTTGAGCACGTGTTTATCGGGCTTGCCTCAGGTTACGGCATGTATGTCACCTGGAACGAAGTCGTCTACCCGAAATGGTGGAAACTGATGGTCAACGACGGTCAGTGGTATTGGGTATTCGCCGCGGTCCTGGGAAGCATGTTCTACTTTATGTACAGCCGCAAACATGCATGGGTGAGCCGGGTGATCTTCGGGCTGTTCATGGGCCTTGGCGCGGGAGGCGCGTTCAGAGAGTTTTATCAGATCTACTTCCCGCAGATCGGCGCATCGATGAAACCGATCACAGGCGGCGGCATGACGGTTTGGGACACATTGAATATAGTAGTGTTCTATGTGATACTTTTTGCCTCAATGTCATATTTCTTCTTCAGCTTCGATCACAAGAGCAGCGCAATTAAGCACACAGCGATGGCAGGCAGATGGTTTCTTATGATAGGCTTCGGCGCAATGTTCGGCGCAACCGTCATGGGCAGAATGACGCTCTTTATCGGACGGTTTAATTTCCTAGTCAATGACTGGGCGCCGCAGGCGCGCAGCGATTGGTCAAGCGGGATTTTCAGGGCGTTGGTAAGCCTGTTTGCCCTCGTGCTGATTGTAATGATTGTTCGCGCAGTCCGCAGGCCGAAGGCCAAACACGAATAGGCATGTCTATCTTTGCGATATCCGATCTGCATCTGTCTTTGGGCAAAGAAAAGCCCATGGACGTATTTGGGGATGCATGGAAGGACCACGCAGCCAAAATCGCGGATAACTGGGACAAAATGGTGAGCGATGACGATACTGTGCTGCTGGCGGGGGACCTGTCATGGGCGCTGAAGTTCGAAGAAGCGGCTCCCGATATCGAATATATTGCCGGGCGTCCCGGCAAAAAAATACTTATCCGCGGAAACCACGATTACTGGTGGCGGCGCGAGTCGACCAACCGAATTCAAAAGATTCTGCCTGAATCCATCACACTCCTTATGGGAAGAGGAATTATAATCGGCGACATCGGCATAACCGGAACTCGCGGCTGGAGGATCGAAGAAGGGCAAACCGGCATCGAAGCCGGCGATCAGCGTGTAATGGACCGCGAACTGGCTTATCTGAAACGCGGGCTCGGCGAAATCCCGGACAATGTCACCAAAAAGATCGTAATGCTCCATTATCCTCCGTTCGATGCAGACCTCAAACCCAACACTTTCGTACAGGTCCTGCAAGATCATCAAGTGGACATACTGGTCTACGGTCACATCCACTCAGGCGCATTCCTGGAAGGTGATATAGGCGGGATTCAGTATCATCTGGCGGCTGTAGACCACACAAATTTTCGACCTCTGCTTATTGCGTAAACGGCTATGGGAGGATTGACTGAGCATGCTGTAGAACATGCTACAAAATGCATCTGAGGTAGGAAACTTTTTTTAGGAGCACGCAATGACAGACATTACTCTCATTACTTGCACGCTGTGCATTCTCACTGCAACACTATGCTTAGCCGCCCAATCACAGGCGTCAGATAGTTGCGCCGGTAAATCCTCGTATATCATTCAGTCACACCGGGGAGCGGGCAATCTCGCTCCTGAAAACACACTTCAATCGTTTGAGCTTGCCTGGAAAATAGGCACCATACCTGAAGCCGATGTGCGGTCCACAAGCGACGGGGTCATCGTGGCGTTTCACGACAATAACCTTGAAAGGCTTGCCCCATCTGCAGACCCGGCGATTCGACCCAAGAGCGTCAATGACCTGCCTTGGGATGTGGTCTCAAAACTTGATGTGGGCTCATATAAGGGTGAACAATACAAGGGGGAGCGCATACCACGCATAAGCGATGTGCTGGACCGGATGAAAGGTCATAAAGAGCGCTTGCTGTATCTGGATGTTAAGAAAGTTCCGCTGGATAAGCTTGCAGCTCTCGCTCGGGAAAGAGGCGTGGACGAGCAGGTGATCCTGGCTTCATCTCACTATAATGAGATCCGCGAATGGAAAAGACTGCTTCCAAAATCCCAGACGCTCCTGTGGAACGGCGGAGACGAGACTCAACTGCGGCAGCGCATGGCTGAGTTTCAAAAGGCGGATTTCGCCGATATTACCCAGCTCCAGATACATGTCAATGTGCTTGACCTTAAGGCGGTGGAGCCGTTTGCTCCCTCATGCAAGTTTCTGCGTGAGGTCAAACTGGAGATAAAGCCCAAAGGCATTCTTTTTCAAGTCCTGGTGATAGGCTCGGACAACCCTGAAGCATACCACAAATTGATGGACCTCGGCGTGGAGTCATTTGCATCAGATGACCCGATGGTGACTCTGAAGGTAATGGGCGAGTATAATAAGAGTTAGACTGATGCCTAATGCGAATTCAGGCCTGCGCCTGCTCACGGTTTCGGCTGCAATCGCGCCCATACGTCGCTTGATGCTTGAAAGGAATAGTTGTTATGCGTTCTCTTAGACTTCACGGCCCGAAAGACCTTAGATTGCACGATGAACCCAAACCACAGCCCGGGCAGGGGGAAGTGCAGATACAGATCAAATCAGTCGGAATTTGCGCATCTGACCTGCATTATTATCGTGAGGCGAGGATCGGCACCACAACCATAACCGATCCCATAGTGATGGGGCATGAAGCCTCGGGCGTCATTACAGCGCTTGGAGAGGGAGTCGAATCTCTGAAAGTCGGAGACAGGGTCGCCATCGAACCAGCAAAGCCTTGCGGTCAGTGCGAATACTGCAAGTCAGGCCACTTTAATGTCTGCCGTGGAGTTCAGTTCTTTGGAACCCCGCCGGTAGACGGATGCCTGCGCGATTACATAACCTGGCCCGCGGAGCTGGCTCTAAAGGTCCCTGATTTGATTTCTTTTGACGAGGCAGCTATGGTAGAGCCTTTGGCTGTTGGTGTATATGCGGTTGATCTTGCATCGATCTCAGCGGGTGATACGATTGCAATATTTGGTGTGGGGGCGATAGGCCTATCAGTGCTGCAAGCGGCGAAGGTTGCCGGAGTAGGAAGAATAATTGTGACCGACCCGGTGCCGGCAAGGCGAGAGCTTGCGATTGAGCTGGGCGCTGATGCTGCTCTTGACCCACATTCACAGGATGTAGAGAAAGAGCTTGCTGGTCTGACCGGCAGCAGGGGCGTAGACATTGCCTTTGAGTGCGCAGGCGTGCCGGAGACGCTTGTTGACGCAGGCAATGTGGTCCATCCGCTGGGAAAGATAGTTGTAGTCGGCATACCGGACGAGGATGCGTATTCATTTGAGGCTTCCAATGCCAGGCGCAAACAGCTTTCCGTAATTTTTGTCCGTCGCAGTAATCTCACCGCCGAGAGGTCAATCGATCTGATATCCAGTGGAAAAATGAATGTGACTTGCTATGGTCGGCACCATTTTCCCCTTGAAAAAACCGCCCAAGCGATGGATGCGGCAATCGCAAAATCAGACGGTGTCATCAGGGCAATTGTGCAAATTAACTAGGTCGCACACTAATCAAACATAATATAACACTATCGTTGTTGGTTATATGCTTGACAAGTCGCGAGATTGCAGCAATAATACATAGGATAATACATTAGCAACGGTGGAAATTTATAATGAGTATAGCGCAACACACTATCGAAAACAAACAGACAACCTCGGAATACGCCTATCTCAGACTGCGCGGCATGATAGAATCCGGCGAGCTTAAGCCTGGAGTGAGGCTTATACACCGCGATCTGGCTAAACGGCTGGATACGAGCAATATCCCCATAATCTTGGCAATAAGCAGGCTTGAACGTGATGGTTTGGTGGTATCCGCGCCCAACCAAGGCGCTCAGGTGGTGGATTGGACTTACGAAGAGATGGAATGCGCAATAATTATCCGTTCACATCTGGAGCAAATGGCTGTGCAGTATTGTGCCAAGCGAGCAAGCGAAAAGCAACGCGCAAAGCTCACTGATTTAGCACACAAGTACAGCGAATACTCCGCCACAAACGATGTTGCCGGTTGTCTGGAAGCTGATGCCGCCCTGCACTCTTTAATAGTTGAATGCTCAGGTGTAAAGCTGCTTGCTCGAATGCTAAACAACTCCCGCGTCATAACAAATACCATACGTAATATTTGCTGGCTCACTCCTGATATAAGTCGTTCCAATATTCATGATGGGCTTGTGGAAGCCATCGTTGCAGGTGACGCGGAACTTGCCAAAGCTAAAGCAAGAGAGCATATCGACGATCTGCTGGCAAAATTTGTTTCGCGCTGCAAACGTTCTTAGATATTCTTCTCACAACTCCTTGACAAACTGCCATTGCCAATGCATAATGACAATACCAACACTGCTGTAGCAAAATACACAGCACATAATATTTGTAATTTGTGTGGATGTATTAATAAGGTGGTTGCAATGGGAAAAAGAGGGTTTACATTAATCGAACTGCTGGTTGTTATAGCAATTATTGCCATACTGGCAGCGATATTGTTTCCTGTCTTTGTCAGCGCAAAAGACAGTGCAAGGCAGACAACTTGTCTTAAGCATGGTGGGCAGCTCGGAATGGCCTTGAATATCTATATGGATGACCATGACGGTAAGTTTCCACTTTGCTGGGTTTTCATACCAGGCCAAAGCACGCTTACATGGGCGCATGCTCTAAAAGATTGCACTAAGAGCCTGGATGTGTTTACCTGCCCGTCTGTTCCCAACAGGCGATTCACCGGAAGTACTGTCATAGGATACAACTCAGATGCAGACAGGATGACCGGAGGTTGGGGCTATAACACCAGCGACGGTGGAGGCGGCAGAGCAAATGGTGTTGGCCGCGGCAGGAACAGCAACATGTCTTCTCCTGATCCTTACCGTATGTCAGACCTGACGGCGCCAGCCAGGCATATTGCGTTTGGTGACAGCAAGAAAAGTGATGATCCAGATATTGCATCACTATTTCCCGGCTATACAGGCAGAAATGCTTTCTGCGATGTTATCAAGGCAACGACTGCCGGTGACTTTTGGGTCCCTCCGGATTTCAGGCACAACGGAGGAGCGATTTTCATCTTTTGTGACGGCCACGCAAAGTGGTACGATAAGAAATATATCAATAATTGGCAGGCTAATGGCCATTATTGGTATGTCGATAATAGAAACCATTAAGCCCTTGCGATATTACAATACCTTATCCACGCGCCATTGTCGTCCGACTTTGACCATTTCGAGACAGTAGCCGCGCGTCGGTTCGCCGTCGTTATATGTTATGGAAACGTCGAAACTAAGCTTATTTTTGCCAGCGGGTTTGGGGCCGCTGATTTCGAATGAGCCGCCGTCGGATGCGATCTCGCTGTAATATTCATCCGATATTGCCATCATGTCCATGCCTCGCGACTGAAGGTCTTCTTCAACATGCGGTGTCGACAGCTTGCGCGCTTCCTTGACCTTTCGCTGGCTCATAGCCGAAAACCATTCCTGCGCAACATCCTTGGGCGGAACGGTGCGCATAGAGTGTAAAATCATTGCAACAACTATAAGAACAACTACGCCTGCCGCTGCGATGATCATGTTTCTTGACGGTCGCCATGCTACCTGGCTGTCATAGTCATAGTTGTCGCCGCGGATCGTGCGTGTACCGCAGGCGATGCATACCTTCTGGTCTTCATGCAGTTCGGCGCCGCATTTTTTGCATTTCAAATCTAGTCACCTCTACTCTATTACGCTCGCACCGTCCTCTGCGGTACATATATAGAGGTTCGGAGCGAGAGCTGTCTTCTTTTCATATTCTACGGCTACAACCGATGTAAATTGTTCCACAAATTCATCTTTTACCAGGCTCACCGAGCATCCGCCGAACCCGGCGCCTGCCATTCTGTTGCACAGCGAGCCGGGCGCGCTGCGGCAGACTTCGGCCATTGCGTCCAGCTCTGCGCAGCTCACTTCATACAGGTCGCGGGCAGAGTCGTGCGATGCGTTCATCAGCTTGCCGAACCCCTCGAAATCACCTTTCTCAAGCACAATGCGGCTTTCCAATACGCGCTCGTTTTCGTATATTACATGCTCAGCGCGCTTTCTGACCACTTCCGGCAGCTTGTCCTTATGCGCCTGGAAATCGGCGGATGTCACATCTCTTAGCTGAGTCACATTTGGAACCCACTGTGCGAAGAGTTTTGCCGCTTCTTCGCACTGACTCCGCCGCAGGTCATACTCACTGTCGACCAGGCCGCGGCGCTTCATAGTGTCGCAGACCACTATCTTTACCCTGGACGTATCCAATGGAAACTGATCATATTCCAGAGTGCGGCAGTCGATAAAGAGCGCATGGTCTTTTTTGCCAAGCCGTGAGATGAACTGGTCCATAATGCCGGTGTTGACGCCGACGAACTTGTTTTCAGCTTTCTGTCCGATCAGGGCCATCTCCGGCCCGCCTAACTCGAACCCGAGCAGGCTTTGGAACAGAAACCCGGTCGCCATCTCAATAGCAGCCGAACTGGACATCCCCGAGCCTATCGGGACGTTGCCGTGCATAACGATATTCGCGCCACGCAGCTCAATTCCCGCTTCCTGAAGAAAGAGTACAACCCCTCGCACGTAGTTGCTCCACGTATTTACATCATCATGGGTAATGTCATCGAGTGAAAACTCCGACTTGGCTTCAAAGTTCTGAGAGTATACTGAAACTGTCCTGTCATCCCGAAGCCGCCCGGCTGCGATCACATCTAGGTTTACCGCCACAGGCAGCACGAACCCGCCGTTATAGTCGGTATGAATTCCCATCAGATCGACCCTGCCCGGAGCCTTTACAATCGTCATGGGTGAAGAACAGAACAATCTATCGAAATCAGCCTTTATCTTGTTTAGCCTGGTAGACATCAATCAACTTTTTTGGCGAGGTCATCTTCGCCGCGCGCAGCGCGCGCGCCCTTTCAGCCAGCGCCTTAACCCTTTCCCCAAAATCTTTATTGGCAGCTTCCCAGCGGCGGATCAGCTTGTGCCCATATGCGCGGTAGAAACACTTCCACGCGCGGTTATAGATCTGCTTTTTGGCCCAGTCCCATTTTCCGCTGAGTATGCTCAAGTTGATCTTGAAAGTAAACTTGAGCGTTTCCAATCCACAGAGCATTTTAACACACTCTCGCAGACTGTAAAAGCGCTTCATGACTTTGAACGTTTCTTTTTGGAGTTCGTAAGGGCTCATTTTTACGGGTTGATAGACAACATGCTGGCCGTCATAGAGCTGCCATTCTCGCGTGAGCAGCCGGTCTTCGCTTACCATTTTGTCATAATACGGTGTGCCGGGCAGGGGAGTGAGGATCAGAAACTGAGTTGTATCTATATTGTTCTTCAGAGCAAATTTAAGTGTTTCCCGCAGACTCTGGGCGTCATCATTTTCGGCTCCGAAGACAAACATCCCATGCGTCATAATTCCATATTCGTGCAGGATTCGTATCGACTCGGCAATCTCTTCAACCGATTGCCGCTTATTGTATTCTTTAAGTGTGGCAGGGTTTACGGACTCGAAACCTATGTAGAGCATACTGCAGTTCGAGCGCTTCATCAGCTTGAGCAGTTCTTTGTCTTTGACTACGTCTACACGCGCCTGAGCAGTCCATTTCGGCGTGATTCCTTTAGAGAGCAGGGTGTCGAGGAGCACCTTCGTGCGCTCGCGGTCTGCTGTAAAGTTGTCGTCATAGTAAAATACGCTTTTGGGTCCAAGCTGCTCTATCTCTTCGACTACACTTGCGATGCTGCGTTCGCGATATCCTCTGCCGAACATCTTGGTGACTGAGCAGAAACTGCAGTCGAACGGACACCCGCGCGAGGTCGCAATCGGGGTAATCCTAATCTTCTCATGTCCTTTAATGAGCGAGAGGTCCGGGAATGGCAGCGCGTCCAGGTCGCTGACAAGCGGCCTTGCCGGGTTATGCCTGATCTCATTGCCTACTTTATATGACAGACCTGCCACGGATGCCAAGCCAGAGCCGTTATCGAGAGCGTCTACAAGCTCGATCATCGCATACTCGCCCTCGCCCCTGACGCAGTAGTCGGCGTGCTGCAGGGCTTCCTCGGCGAGGAAAGTCACATGCGAACCGCCGACGACAACCGGAATTCCGGCCTCTTTCGCCAACTGGGCAATTTTGTAGCCTTCGGGGGCAGTGGATGTGGTAGTGGATATGCCAATCATGTCCGATGTGAGCAGATCGGTGTAGTCCACATCCTGAATGTCCTGGCAGTATATGGACACGTCAATGCCTTTGTTTTTGAGCATTGCACCCATCAGAGGCAGGCCAAGCCTCGGCAGCGCTATGCCCGAGTAGACATGATAGCCCGGCGGCTTTGGCTCGACAAACGTGACTTTTTTTATTTTTGACAACTTTGCGGTCTCCCTTCGCGAGATACGATCACTCGCTCAAACTATCCCCATGTGCACTGCGAAGGAAACCACACTGTTTTGACCCGAAAAACCTTGGATATCCACTCGCGGATAGTCTCCGCGGTGTAGAGCATAGGGAGCGCGGCTCATTAGAGAGCTGTCATCATGTTATACCCAAGCGTCGATATACACAAGAAGAAATGGTATAATTTATCAATCAACTTTACGGGGGCATTTCTTGCAGTCAATACTCCACGCGGTCACATACTGGACAACCACAAATATCGAAGCTCTGGGTTACTACGGCATTATGATAATGATGGGTATCGAGAGCGCCTGTATTCCTCTACCCAGCGAGGTTATAATGCCCTTCGGCGGATATCTTGTCTACAAAGACCCGTCGCGGTTCAGTATTTGGGGCATGGGAATGGCCGGTGCGCTCGGATGTGTGCTGGGTTCGATGATCGCATACTGGGCCGGTAAGTTCGGCGGCAGACCGTTTATCGAGAAGTATGGCCGCTATATACTCGTCCGTCACAAAGACCTCGATAAAGCCGACGCATGGTTTGGCCGATACGGCGACGCAGCTATCTTCTTCAGCCGCCTGATGCCTGTTGTGCGCACATTTATTTCATTTCCTGCCGGGATATCGGGCATGAAATTCTGGCGGTTTATCCTCTACACATTCCTCGGCTCACTTCCATGGTGCATCGCTCTAGCCTGGGTAGGCAAGGCCCTCGGGCCTCAGTGGGATACCAAGCTCAAACCCTACTTCCACAAAGCAGACACTGCAATTCTGGCTGTCATAGTGATCCTTATCGCTCTGTATGTCTATCATCATATTAAGAGCGAAAAGGACTATTGCAAAAAGACGCAGCTTTAGCCCGCATCAGCTCCGATAAAAAAAGTGTTTCCTTCCTAATCATAATGCCATCTTGAAACGTCATGTTTTTATAGAGAGATCTGCAAAGACGTGAATATATTATCTCAGCAGATGGAGGGAAAATGATAGGAAAGCGCTTTGTATTTGTGCTGATTGCGTTAATGTTGTGTGTGTCCGTGTGTGCAGCATTTGCCGGTACGCCGGCAACACCCCGCAAAGATTTGCCGATTTCGTTGAAACCGGTGTCAGCCCAGAAAAACTCGCTGTCAATATCTGTGGACCCGCGGATCGAGCTGCTGTCTATTGTGCAGTACTTGAGTGATTACAAAGAAATAGCAAATCCTGCTCTGGTAACCCGTCTGAACCACACATACCGAAAGGATGTTAACAACTGGTTTTCCAAATATAAGAGTCATCCCGTGATGGAAATGTTTAATCAGATGGCCAAGAATGGTTTTGCTTATGATGCTCCGCCGCATGCCGTGTTATATCAAAATACAGATCTGACTCTTAACAATGTAATATACAAAGATGATCCGATGGACGTTCATCGTGCCGGGGGCAAGGAACAGATGGTTGCTTTCGCAAAGGCATTGAGATCATTTGCGGTGGAATCCGGCTTTCCTGAGTTTTACAAGAGTCACATCCCATTCTATGAACAGATCACCGGTGAAACGATAAAAAATGTCAAGGATGAGAACGTTATAGAGCAACTGGAGCAATATACCGGAGAGAAGAAAGCAAGTTATACAGTAGTAATTTCACCGCTTTTGGGCGGCGGAAGTTTTGGGCCTCAGGTCGAGCGAAAGAAGGGCTGCAAAGAAGTATATTGCATCATGGGGTCATGGCAGGAGAAAGACGGCATTCCGCAATTCGGTTCTACCGAGTACTTTCATAATCTGCAGTGGCATGAGTTCGGCCACTCATTCACCAATCCCCTAGCTAATAAATATCAAAGCCTGTGGGAGAAGCATTCGGACCTGTTTCGCCCTATGGAGGAGAAGATGAAAAGCCAGGCTTACGGCCAATGGAGCACAGTCGTTTATGAGAGCGTGCTGCGTGCTATGACAACCAGATTAGCCTATCGCTGTGACGGCAAGGACGCGGGAGACAGAGAACTGCGGGGTCATACG encodes the following:
- a CDS encoding metallophosphoesterase, translating into MSIFAISDLHLSLGKEKPMDVFGDAWKDHAAKIADNWDKMVSDDDTVLLAGDLSWALKFEEAAPDIEYIAGRPGKKILIRGNHDYWWRRESTNRIQKILPESITLLMGRGIIIGDIGITGTRGWRIEEGQTGIEAGDQRVMDRELAYLKRGLGEIPDNVTKKIVMLHYPPFDADLKPNTFVQVLQDHQVDILVYGHIHSGAFLEGDIGGIQYHLAAVDHTNFRPLLIA
- a CDS encoding glycerophosphodiester phosphodiesterase family protein, which produces MTDITLITCTLCILTATLCLAAQSQASDSCAGKSSYIIQSHRGAGNLAPENTLQSFELAWKIGTIPEADVRSTSDGVIVAFHDNNLERLAPSADPAIRPKSVNDLPWDVVSKLDVGSYKGEQYKGERIPRISDVLDRMKGHKERLLYLDVKKVPLDKLAALARERGVDEQVILASSHYNEIREWKRLLPKSQTLLWNGGDETQLRQRMAEFQKADFADITQLQIHVNVLDLKAVEPFAPSCKFLREVKLEIKPKGILFQVLVIGSDNPEAYHKLMDLGVESFASDDPMVTLKVMGEYNKS
- a CDS encoding NAD(P)-dependent alcohol dehydrogenase, with amino-acid sequence MRSLRLHGPKDLRLHDEPKPQPGQGEVQIQIKSVGICASDLHYYREARIGTTTITDPIVMGHEASGVITALGEGVESLKVGDRVAIEPAKPCGQCEYCKSGHFNVCRGVQFFGTPPVDGCLRDYITWPAELALKVPDLISFDEAAMVEPLAVGVYAVDLASISAGDTIAIFGVGAIGLSVLQAAKVAGVGRIIVTDPVPARRELAIELGADAALDPHSQDVEKELAGLTGSRGVDIAFECAGVPETLVDAGNVVHPLGKIVVVGIPDEDAYSFEASNARRKQLSVIFVRRSNLTAERSIDLISSGKMNVTCYGRHHFPLEKTAQAMDAAIAKSDGVIRAIVQIN
- a CDS encoding GntR family transcriptional regulator, with amino-acid sequence MSIAQHTIENKQTTSEYAYLRLRGMIESGELKPGVRLIHRDLAKRLDTSNIPIILAISRLERDGLVVSAPNQGAQVVDWTYEEMECAIIIRSHLEQMAVQYCAKRASEKQRAKLTDLAHKYSEYSATNDVAGCLEADAALHSLIVECSGVKLLARMLNNSRVITNTIRNICWLTPDISRSNIHDGLVEAIVAGDAELAKAKAREHIDDLLAKFVSRCKRS
- a CDS encoding prepilin-type N-terminal cleavage/methylation domain-containing protein, producing MGKRGFTLIELLVVIAIIAILAAILFPVFVSAKDSARQTTCLKHGGQLGMALNIYMDDHDGKFPLCWVFIPGQSTLTWAHALKDCTKSLDVFTCPSVPNRRFTGSTVIGYNSDADRMTGGWGYNTSDGGGGRANGVGRGRNSNMSSPDPYRMSDLTAPARHIAFGDSKKSDDPDIASLFPGYTGRNAFCDVIKATTAGDFWVPPDFRHNGGAIFIFCDGHAKWYDKKYINNWQANGHYWYVDNRNH
- a CDS encoding zinc ribbon domain-containing protein — encoded protein: MKCKKCGAELHEDQKVCIACGTRTIRGDNYDYDSQVAWRPSRNMIIAAAGVVVLIVVAMILHSMRTVPPKDVAQEWFSAMSQRKVKEARKLSTPHVEEDLQSRGMDMMAISDEYYSEIASDGGSFEISGPKPAGKNKLSFDVSITYNDGEPTRGYCLEMVKVGRQWRVDKVL
- a CDS encoding galactokinase, with product MSTRLNKIKADFDRLFCSSPMTIVKAPGRVDLMGIHTDYNGGFVLPVAVNLDVIAAGRLRDDRTVSVYSQNFEAKSEFSLDDITHDDVNTWSNYVRGVVLFLQEAGIELRGANIVMHGNVPIGSGMSSSAAIEMATGFLFQSLLGFELGGPEMALIGQKAENKFVGVNTGIMDQFISRLGKKDHALFIDCRTLEYDQFPLDTSRVKIVVCDTMKRRGLVDSEYDLRRSQCEEAAKLFAQWVPNVTQLRDVTSADFQAHKDKLPEVVRKRAEHVIYENERVLESRIVLEKGDFEGFGKLMNASHDSARDLYEVSCAELDAMAEVCRSAPGSLCNRMAGAGFGGCSVSLVKDEFVEQFTSVVAVEYEKKTALAPNLYICTAEDGASVIE
- a CDS encoding radical SAM protein, which encodes MSKIKKVTFVEPKPPGYHVYSGIALPRLGLPLMGAMLKNKGIDVSIYCQDIQDVDYTDLLTSDMIGISTTTSTAPEGYKIAQLAKEAGIPVVVGGSHVTFLAEEALQHADYCVRGEGEYAMIELVDALDNGSGLASVAGLSYKVGNEIRHNPARPLVSDLDALPFPDLSLIKGHEKIRITPIATSRGCPFDCSFCSVTKMFGRGYRERSIASVVEEIEQLGPKSVFYYDDNFTADRERTKVLLDTLLSKGITPKWTAQARVDVVKDKELLKLMKRSNCSMLYIGFESVNPATLKEYNKRQSVEEIAESIRILHEYGIMTHGMFVFGAENDDAQSLRETLKFALKNNIDTTQFLILTPLPGTPYYDKMVSEDRLLTREWQLYDGQHVVYQPVKMSPYELQKETFKVMKRFYSLRECVKMLCGLETLKFTFKINLSILSGKWDWAKKQIYNRAWKCFYRAYGHKLIRRWEAANKDFGERVKALAERARALRAAKMTSPKKLIDVYQAKQDKG
- a CDS encoding DedA family protein, encoding MQSILHAVTYWTTTNIEALGYYGIMIMMGIESACIPLPSEVIMPFGGYLVYKDPSRFSIWGMGMAGALGCVLGSMIAYWAGKFGGRPFIEKYGRYILVRHKDLDKADAWFGRYGDAAIFFSRLMPVVRTFISFPAGISGMKFWRFILYTFLGSLPWCIALAWVGKALGPQWDTKLKPYFHKADTAILAVIVILIALYVYHHIKSEKDYCKKTQL
- a CDS encoding DUF4932 domain-containing protein gives rise to the protein MIGKRFVFVLIALMLCVSVCAAFAGTPATPRKDLPISLKPVSAQKNSLSISVDPRIELLSIVQYLSDYKEIANPALVTRLNHTYRKDVNNWFSKYKSHPVMEMFNQMAKNGFAYDAPPHAVLYQNTDLTLNNVIYKDDPMDVHRAGGKEQMVAFAKALRSFAVESGFPEFYKSHIPFYEQITGETIKNVKDENVIEQLEQYTGEKKASYTVVISPLLGGGSFGPQVERKKGCKEVYCIMGSWQEKDGIPQFGSTEYFHNLQWHEFGHSFTNPLANKYQSLWEKHSDLFRPMEEKMKSQAYGQWSTVVYESVLRAMTTRLAYRCDGKDAGDRELRGHTGNGFVFTKALANKLEQYEANRTKYPTLDSFFPELLKVFDGFSQASVKDAVGGGDLILNDMYKSAGILVYDLPDNASRDDAVSYVKKVHDRFFGSLEMIDATKLDEATLKEKLKGDFILYTTIGSRLFNAATQPLNIQINDGILNWNGVNEPVSGLRIILIGKNPYGDGKCEIYAGGSNSSLVGINGCFHGPCSYHIFKGDKLLKEGHYNAKFEMSNP